In Xenorhabdus griffiniae, the genomic window ATCAATGGTCTTTTTTATCGGTAGCTTACTCTGTACTCTTGCACCAACAATGGAAGTGATGTTGGTTGGCAGAACCATTCAGGGTCTGGGTGGTGGATTTCTGTTCGCTCTTTCCTATTTGATGATTAATCTCGTCTTTGCTCAATCACTTTGGCCGCGAGCTATCGCACTGGTTTCGGGAATGTGGGGTGTAGCGACTTTAATCGGGCCGGCTATTGGCGGTGTTTTTGCTGAGATGGATGCATGGCGTTACGCTTTTGGCATTATGCTTCCCATTATTCTGTCTTATGCTGTATTTACCTGCCTGATTTTACCTAAAACAGAGGTGCAGAATAAAACCAAAACAGCACTGCCCGTTGTGCAATTGATTCTGTTATCAGCCGCGGTACTGGTGGTTTCTTCTGGCAGTTTGTCACCAGATGTTCGGTTCAACATTCTCGGCATTGTTGCAGCTGTGATATTCATCTTTTTATTGATCATTTATGAGCGTAGAGCTTCAGTCAGGTTATTGCCTGAACATTCCCTAAGCTTACGTTCTCCTCATTTGGTCTTATTCACTACCCTATTTCTATTAGTAGTGGGTTTATCGGGGGATGTTTTTATTCCCTATTTTCTGCAAATTCTGCATGGGCAATCCCCTTTTGTTTCTGGTTACATGGTTGCGTCCGTGGCAATGGGTTGGACTATAGGAGAAGTACTCAGTGCTAGCTGGAAAGGGACAAAAATGCGGTTTGCGATTATCAGTGGGCCTGTCTTCATGTTGGTTGGTATGTTGCTGCTGCTTGTGTTGCTGCCATCCCAGTCAGCAGGGGAACGGCAGATTATACTACCGATAATCCTGGGATTGGGGATGTTTGGTTTTGGGGTTGGATTCGGCTGGCCCCATCTTTTGACGCTCATTTTACAGGTTTCCCGTGATGCGGATAAAAGCATCGCCGGTTCATCCATTACTACCATACAGTTATTTGCCTCTGCATTTGGTTCTGCATTGGGGGGAATGACCGTCAATTTATTTGGATTTTATCAGCCTGGAGGCGTTGAAGGGGCTGCTTCTTCTGCTTATTGGCTATTTTTACTCTTTTCCCTTGCACCAATATTGGCATTATTAACAGCATTTCAATCAGCGAAAATTAAGGCAGAGGAATAAATTTATTATCAACGGCATTATCATAAAAAAGTAGTGCCGTTTTCTTGATTCCGTGTGATGGGAGATATCCGTATAATAGTGGTGATTGATATCATAAATAAAAATTAAGGATATTTGATGTTAATAATTTCCCATATGCCAAAGGATGGTTGTAACACCAGAATAATACAACCGAGAATAAGCAGTATCTCTATAATAAGACTTTTTTTATCCTATTTTTATTGCTTATCGGGATAAGCAATGTATCGGCTAGAGAGACAAAACAAGAGGCAATAACAGTTGATGTTCCTGCGGTAAGCAAGCGTGTGGCGGATATCTCTAAGGTTCTGACGAAAGAAGAGAATCAACGCCTGACTCGCCAATTAAAAAAACTGCAATCTGAAGAAAAGGTACAGATGGCAGTCCTGATTATCCCAACTATTGGCAGTGATACGATTGAGACATTTTCTTCCCGTGTATTTGATAAATGGAAGTTGGGTAATAAAGAAAACAATGATGGCATCTTATTTTTGATCGCTTCTGATGATCACAAAATGCGTATCGCAGTTGGTTCCGGTTTAGAACGGAAATTAACCGATGGCAAGATTGCGCGTATTTTACGTGAGGAGGTGAAACCGGCTTTCAAAGAAAATGCTTATTTTGAGGGGATCAGTAATGCCATTAACTCAGTTGATACATTGCTAAAACTGTCTAAACAAACAGTGTTCGATGAAGAAATAACGAAGATTGCACCGACTTTCTTAGAAAAAGATAGCAGCGCATTTAGCAAGATATCTGGCAAAGACATTGCTGCATTAATGTTTTTTTGGCTAATCAGTCTGCTCCTTTTACCCATGAAGGTTTTTCGTGAGGGACATTGGTTTAAGCGCTTCCTCAAATGTGCCCTGACGATAGCGGCAGGAACCTATCTACTGACCTTGGTGGGATTGTTTTCTTCCATTCCGGCAGAGTTTTATCTGTTAATCCTTCTGTTACCCGTGATCCTGGTGTTTTTGGTTATTTCTACCATATCGTCATTACTGAAAAGCTTATTCGGTAACCTTTTTGGCGGCTTGTTTGGTGGCTCTGGCTCTGAGCGTCCAGAAAGTGGCAGGGATGATGGCGATGATGATAGCTTTTCCGGTGGCGGTGGTCGCAGTGATGGTGGTGGTGCTTCAGGCGATTGGTAATTTGTTTTTGGTTTATTGGGTGGGGAAGATTATCCCCACCTGTTGCCGTCATTCACCGCGTTTACACAGTGATAATTTTTTTACGTAAGTTGTTGGCGACATCCACGATATTTTGTCACATGTAACATAACCATCGCTTTTTAATTTGTAGTCAACATAAAACGATATAGGAAAACTAATAATAAATGATGCAATCATAAGCCTGCTTAAGTGTTTAACAATTATCTTGTTATATTTAGGTAATCTGTCAAATATAAAGAAGAATATAGAGCCTGATAAAGAATAAAATATGATGGGGAAAGACAGTATACTTATAACGACTGCACCGGAAAATGTTATTTCATCTTTCATGAATACTAATGAAATAGCAGATTCAATAATGAAGGACATCAGAAACGTAAGGAATAATAACAATATTACTCCACCTAAAGCTTTTAAATATTTACTCTTCACCTAATTCTTCCCATCGTATTGAAAAAATATTGTAAGTCTGTTTCCGTTGTTCTTAGCTTTCTCTTCATTGATTCTTTTAATCATGCTATTAACTTTTCTCTAGAACAAAGATATCAGCTTCAAACCCTACATAACAAGGGATTTCCATAATATCAGATAACTGAAACCATTGGCGTTCATCCCATAATCGTTTCATGTGAACTGAAATGCAATACTCTTGGTGAACAATAAAACACTATTAATATCATGAAAAATAATTTTAAAGCCTCTGAAATTTAGAGGCTAAACAGGGGGGAGACATGAAAACAGGATATTTATAAAAATTATCATTTACACAGTGATAATTTTTTTACGTAAGTTGTTGGCGACATCCACGATATTTTATCACATGTAACATAACCATCGCTTTTTAATTTGCAGTCAACATAAAACGACATAGGAAAACTAATAATAAATGATGCAATCATAAGTCTGCTTAAGTGTTTAACAATTATCTTGTTATATTTTGGTAATCTGTCAAATATAAAGAAAAATATAGAACCTGATAAAGAATAAAATATTAATGGAAATGAGATGGAGTACATTATCACAGTACCAGAAAATACTATAAGATCCTTCATGGTCACTAAAGAAATAATGGACTCACTAACAGGAATCATTATGCTTGTAACTATAATAAGCATTATTAGTGAACCTAATATTTTAATGTGTTTATTCTTCATTTAATATTACCTAATCCATTAAATATTTGTTGTAAGTTCATTTCTGGTGTTCTTTTTTTTCTTTCAATCTCATTTTTAATTGAGTTTATGATATTATTGCTTATTTGATATTTTTTATCAAAATAATCTAATCCCAAAGCTACACCTAATCCAACAAGGAATACAATACCTGCCACGGCAATAATACTTCCGCCCAGAAGTACAGACGCTGTCAGTATTGATCCTATGGTCCAAGAAGCAGTGGCAACAATGGCTGTTTTTGCCATATCTATTGTTATATTTCCAATGAAATCTGCTAATGTATATTCGTCTTTAAATATACTTTCAATAATTCGATACCCAATAGAAAATATAATACAGAATCTAACCCCTCCAATAATATTTGAATTAAGTCCTTGCTGTCCTATCCCCATCATTAGCATTTGAGGATGATTAGCACAATATCGTGTTCCTCGGATAATACGTCTAAGACCTGCATGACCTGATATATGAATATACTTTCTTCCATTTTCTCCTACATGCTCTTTAGCTGTAATACCTAATCTCTTAAATTATTGAATAACATCATATAATCCACGAGAATCATAGATATTGCCGGCATAGGTAGAAACAGGATCTGTGACAGAGAATACATACGACATAGGATTTTTCTTCTTGTTTTCTTCCTCCACTCCTCTCGCAAATGCTTCTCCACTATATGGATTCGGTGGACGAGAAGGATTTATATCTTCAATAATGCTTTTGGCTTCTGATAACGAAAGGACGATGTGGTATTGGGTATTATCACTCAATACCTTTTCTAATCCTATGGAATAAAAAAATTCATGCTGAGGTTTTAACTGATTAATACCTACTCCCCCATTTAAGTAATCACCCAGATAACCATCCCATGTAGGATTATAAATTTTGCGTCTTGTCATTTAATAAAACCTCCATATTATTTATATTGTATGTAATTTCAATGAGTAATAAAACATTAATGAAAGCAGTTATCTTATATAAGATAACTGCCTTAAAAATCTTTTTGAACTTATTAACTGTACAAGCTATACACAATTTTATAAACACCTTGCAATATCTCAATATCTGATTTTGCATTCATATTCCTATTCATCTACATTTTCCAATTATGTATAAAGTTTATATTAGATGCACAGATTAATGATAACTATACACACTATTTTTATATTTAAAATCAGAAAAATACAACATTTAATGTATAGAGTGCATGATTAAACTTCAAAAATTATTATGATATAATGGTGAAACATCTATGCTCAGGTCTGGTGATTGCTATTCTTCCAATAATTAAAACTCATAAGAATAGCCTTTTGGAGCTCTTACTTTCAGGATTCCCTCCTGTGTTTCAACAAAATAAAATGTATACGTAGCCAGTAATAATTTGTATTAACTGGCTTTTTGATATTTTATGAATCTTTGTGAAGCCGAATAAGTTCATTGCGTATTAAGCTTAATCCCTAATGAATACGTGACCAATTAATAGACAAGCATCCAGATCACCAATGATACTTGCCTTATCATATTTCAGAAGCACATACGCAGTGACTGAGTGACACCAATTATTATGACGGTTAGTAAAAATCGAAGCCAATATAAGTTTATTTTTTCATCCCTTTTGAAGGGATAATAACTCTGGGGCCAAAGATCATTACTTCAGACCCTTTACGTTTCTCTTGTGCAGTGTAGTTCAGGAAGTATTCTTCCTGTCGATAAGCAGAATAAATTTGTTTGATTTCCTCAGCATTATCATAAGACACAATCCACGGATGTTCTACTTCATTGAGTTTTTTGCAAATAGCAACGTGATCTTCGTGATTATAATAATTCCGGTATAAGCCAGAACCCTTATGATAATAAGGTGGATCTAAATATAAAAGAGTATTCTTTGGCAAACTCTTGACAACATTATCCATCAATGCAATAGCATCATAGTTGTGAACATTTATTCTCGAGCCAAATGCACCAATCATCTGAATTCTTGATATTAAATCTGGTTTATTAAATCTCACATCTAGTGTCCATTTGCCACTTTGATTTTTACCACCTATAACCCCAGCTTTTAATATCCCAGACCGATTGGTACGGTTTAGAAAAAAAGTAGCTAATGCAACGTCAACAATAGAATTATTATCAATATCATTGATGATTTTCTTTTGTATTTCCCATTGTTCTATGGTTACAGGTATTTTTGAAATTGCAGTGCAAAGCTCTTCTGTATGATTGACAGCGGCACACCAAAATGAATACACGGCAGGATCTAGGTCATTAATATGTATTCTCGAAACAAACTCATTAAATAATAGGTCTAAGGCAACCCCAGCTCCCCCTGCGTAGGGTTCAACATAGTGGCCGTCATTCAGGCCATTAGCCTCGATCAACCTTTTGAGATAGTACGCAAATTTGCCTTTACCGCCAGGATAACGTAATGGTGTTGAATAGATTGATTTTTTCATAATAGAACAAGGAGTTAGTATGCCAACTTAGGAGACAGTTTAGCTTAACAGCTTTAAGTTGGCCAGCATGTTATGGCCAGATTGCTCTAAGCATTGGCAGATATTCTTCAGCGACATCTTTTAGCTCAGAAGGTAGCGGAGAGCTTGCAGTACTGTGAACAAACTGATTTAAATGGTCTACGGACCCAACAGTTTGTGTACCTGCCGCTCGGCGGCTTATCGCTTTTGATTCTGGTTTTGTTATGAGTCCAGCGGATTCGAGATGTTTAGCGACAGAAACAATTTTTATCGCAAGTTTATCGTCTTCAGTGAGTGGCTTGTTATTATCATGCCTGTAAACTCTACTATCAGTATGCGCCATGCGCTTCTTGTAATCATCGCAACTTACTTCAAGAAAGACCCTAAATGTAATCGCGGTAGCGTTTGGGACTCGCTCTACTTCAAGCAAAGACCGTAGCTCTCGATAGATTTCATTGATCCTACTGTTGGATATGTTGAGGGGCCATGGAATAAGATATTTACGGCTTTTTGATGAACCTTTTGCCTTTGTTTTGTGGTCATTGCCCCCATCCGTTTTTTGTTTTCTGGAGCCGCTACCAGTTGTCCCATTATTCTCTGGTCCAGAATTGTTTCCTCCTGAAGTACTTTGCTTCTCCTTGGATTCGCTACCAGACGAACTACCATCTGGAGAAATGGTGGATTTGAGGGATTCTTGATACAGATGATCCGGACTCAATTCTGGCGGTATATGATTGAGAAATATCTTTCGGTCACCATCACTTCGAACATCATTAACGTTGTATCCTTCATGACGAAACATACGTATAGCGAATTCAATTGACGGCGCAGATATAGCTAATTTGTATTTGAACTGTATTTGACGATCTTTGATAAATACTGCAAACGCATCCTGAGCCCTTTTGGAAGCAAAAAGACGTGTGAGTGTAGTTACTGGAATTTGATCAATATCGCTAATAACTATCTCATTAAATATTTGAGGGTTATTTCGGACAATCTCTCGTATTTGTCGCCCTATAGATTCGACGCCCGTTTGCCTCGCACGGCGCTCATCACGGATATCGCTATCCCACGGCACACGTCCTGCACCACCGTTTTGACCGGTGTGCTTCAGTTCTATCCAAACATCACCATCTTCTCGAGTAGCAACTACGCTACATTCGATTTCGTTAGGGAAACGCCCTGCAATTTCATTATGGGCCGTCAAAAAATCTTTATAGTACTTTTCTTGTGTACACAAATCTGGACGCTGTAACAACTTCAATGCAGTTAGTCGCCTGTTTCCTTCAAGAACTATGTAGTTTCCCTCGTCATCAGGAGTTACAAGCTGTAGTTCTGTGGGATCAAGACCATAAAGAGTAATGTGCTCTGCAAGTTTTAAAATCTTTTTTGCATCTTCCGGATCAGCAAGCATCTACTCAATAGCTTCGCGTTGGTTTTGTGCAATATCGCCACCAAATCTGACGTTTTCTTGGTCGAGTTTAATGAGATTAAAATTTATTGATCGGATATCTCTTTTCACGAATAGGCATCCTTACTGTGTGTAGATAACCTAAACTATCAAAGTAGTGCGTGGATATAAAGCATCACTTCGAATATCTGATATCCTTGATTCGCGACAGGCCTCTGCCCTGCTTCGATTAACTTTTAAAACTGCGATAATCTAGCCTTCAGTGAAACGGATTTTATGCATTGCGATCTCCTTCAGAAGCATAATCGGTATGTTGGAAGCTCTCTAAGAGTAGATAGTTCAGTTTTGTGTTAGTGCAGTTGTTGACATTTACGGGATGCTTACAGTATTTTCTTTGCTCATCCTGACGTTCAGTCCTGGCACATAAGTGGCTATGTTCCAGCCTCCTTCACGCTATAACTTTCCTCAACGGTGTTACATTATGAGACTATATAAAAAAAAGCTATTGTAACCTGAGCTTCGCTTAAAGGAAGAGAACTAAAGTGACTGAGGCACGATCAAAGTTTTTGCTAAAGAAAACAAAATAGTGGAGACCCTCAGGCATGTCTAATTTAGAAGAACTTTACTGCTGCGTCGATGACTTTTGCCAAAAATTTATTCCTCTTTGGGAACAACAGCTCATTGAGAATAATCAGCTCAAGCGTCATCGCGCCACTTCCCTGTCTCCTTCCAAACATTTAGAGATGCTTCAAACCGATCATCCCTCCGTTCAATTTCTTCTAGTGCGGCGGGGCCTTTATGTCATCAGTATTTCTTGAAGTCGATGGTAAGCTTCTGCATGTTTCTCTGGGTTCATTTTGGCTAGGTTTTGTTTCCAACGAACTGCGGGTAACTGGTCGATGCCTGAAAACTCGATGAGAGTCCAATCGGGCATACGATTTTTGAAAGACAGTAAAAATGCTCGTTCCTGGGGCGTCAAAGAAGTGTTGATGAGCCTTACCAACTGTTCCCGGGTTGCTTCAAGATC contains:
- a CDS encoding MFS transporter, which encodes MIMTEESRWRDLFSSKNAPSAIALSLGVVLMAINTLIAITILPSVVSDIGGLNLYAWNTTLFVVASIIGSVLSARLLSALGARNAYLIASMVFFIGSLLCTLAPTMEVMLVGRTIQGLGGGFLFALSYLMINLVFAQSLWPRAIALVSGMWGVATLIGPAIGGVFAEMDAWRYAFGIMLPIILSYAVFTCLILPKTEVQNKTKTALPVVQLILLSAAVLVVSSGSLSPDVRFNILGIVAAVIFIFLLIIYERRASVRLLPEHSLSLRSPHLVLFTTLFLLVVGLSGDVFIPYFLQILHGQSPFVSGYMVASVAMGWTIGEVLSASWKGTKMRFAIISGPVFMLVGMLLLLVLLPSQSAGERQIILPIILGLGMFGFGVGFGWPHLLTLILQVSRDADKSIAGSSITTIQLFASAFGSALGGMTVNLFGFYQPGGVEGAASSAYWLFLLFSLAPILALLTAFQSAKIKAEE
- a CDS encoding TPM domain-containing protein, with amino-acid sequence MADISKVLTKEENQRLTRQLKKLQSEEKVQMAVLIIPTIGSDTIETFSSRVFDKWKLGNKENNDGILFLIASDDHKMRIAVGSGLERKLTDGKIARILREEVKPAFKENAYFEGISNAINSVDTLLKLSKQTVFDEEITKIAPTFLEKDSSAFSKISGKDIAALMFFWLISLLLLPMKVFREGHWFKRFLKCALTIAAGTYLLTLVGLFSSIPAEFYLLILLLPVILVFLVISTISSLLKSLFGNLFGGLFGGSGSERPESGRDDGDDDSFSGGGGRSDGGGASGDW
- a CDS encoding DUF1240 domain-containing protein, translated to MKSKYLKALGGVILLLFLTFLMSFIIESAISLVFMKDEITFSGAVVISILSFPIIFYSLSGSIFFFIFDRLPKYNKIIVKHLSRLMIASFIISFPISFYVDYKLKSDGYVTCDKISWMSPTTYVKKLSLCKRGE
- a CDS encoding DUF1240 domain-containing protein; its protein translation is MKNKHIKILGSLIMLIIVTSIMIPVSESIISLVTMKDLIVFSGTVIMYSISFPLIFYSLSGSIFFFIFDRLPKYNKIIVKHLSRLMIASFIISFPMSFYVDCKLKSDGYVTCDKISWMSPTTYVKKLSLCK
- a CDS encoding DNA adenine methylase, with amino-acid sequence MKKSIYSTPLRYPGGKGKFAYYLKRLIEANGLNDGHYVEPYAGGAGVALDLLFNEFVSRIHINDLDPAVYSFWCAAVNHTEELCTAISKIPVTIEQWEIQKKIINDIDNNSIVDVALATFFLNRTNRSGILKAGVIGGKNQSGKWTLDVRFNKPDLISRIQMIGAFGSRINVHNYDAIALMDNVVKSLPKNTLLYLDPPYYHKGSGLYRNYYNHEDHVAICKKLNEVEHPWIVSYDNAEEIKQIYSAYRQEEYFLNYTAQEKRKGSEVMIFGPRVIIPSKGMKK